Proteins encoded together in one uncultured Sphaerochaeta sp. window:
- a CDS encoding reverse transcriptase domain-containing protein — MLHLQLPPSFIMNSYIDRNLAIKKLIYKRVTLATRTNDCLVVQRYCNKISRNNEANSKSEVTPDNVTDIVLKRIMPPRRRWVTLGQKNRFVKDDLKYSEGNLNPGFVPISTVRKNYQRISMTIKRDRKLSVTPQYLKKLDQFLDNLEKRVSQNTYDLKISEIIPEVKDPTKPKGKKTLRPICVFRLADGIILQLTCAKLTKGLDALFQPCSFAFRCRRQDGSIPNHHETIPEILAYKKKHEGEQIFVAECDLKKFFDLINHKIIIQELESALVSPSCTVAPNDVPVIQKLFYAYLKSYDFRKTVKPLNDSEDYLNAHGLRHGDAFEWVTDNELKSMYGKYPEEGIGIPQGGALSGFIANLILNKVDTVLMQQNDPDLLYMRYCDDMLMLHTDRVKLERVFREYQDLVLQQRLFIHPPKNVDSYSKKFYATKSKKPYMWGKAEEGNVPWISFVGYQVGFRGEIRVRARSIEKEVAKQEKIVQQVRKIIKEAKGPNNIRRINNSVLHRMIGMSVGRIAIYNPRPDNDLCWANGFKELTKNPYSIKQMRYLDQKRHLAMKRLYAFLKKGKWEQSTNEEDDSQRDGRKKQPILYFGKPYSYCGWLELKERSHEE, encoded by the coding sequence ATGTTACATCTACAGCTTCCTCCGAGTTTTATAATGAACAGTTATATAGATCGAAATCTGGCAATTAAAAAACTCATTTATAAGCGTGTAACGTTAGCTACCAGAACTAACGATTGTCTTGTTGTGCAACGATACTGCAATAAGATATCGCGAAATAACGAAGCAAATTCAAAATCTGAGGTGACACCCGATAATGTAACAGATATAGTTCTTAAAAGAATAATGCCTCCTAGGAGAAGGTGGGTTACGCTCGGCCAAAAGAATCGATTTGTTAAAGACGATCTTAAATATAGTGAGGGAAATCTTAATCCTGGTTTTGTTCCTATTTCAACTGTGAGGAAGAATTATCAACGCATCTCTATGACAATAAAGAGAGATAGAAAGCTTTCCGTTACCCCTCAGTACCTAAAGAAGTTAGATCAATTTCTGGATAATCTTGAAAAAAGAGTGTCTCAAAATACATATGATTTGAAGATTTCAGAAATCATCCCCGAGGTGAAAGATCCCACCAAACCTAAAGGGAAGAAAACTCTTCGTCCGATTTGCGTATTTCGACTTGCTGATGGGATTATTCTTCAACTCACCTGTGCTAAACTAACAAAAGGGCTAGATGCATTATTTCAACCGTGCTCGTTTGCGTTTAGATGTAGAAGACAGGATGGGTCAATACCTAATCATCACGAGACGATACCAGAAATTTTAGCGTACAAAAAGAAGCACGAGGGAGAGCAAATCTTTGTGGCTGAGTGCGATTTGAAAAAATTCTTTGACTTGATCAATCATAAAATCATAATTCAAGAACTTGAGTCTGCACTTGTATCTCCTTCGTGTACCGTAGCGCCTAACGATGTCCCTGTTATACAGAAACTATTTTATGCATATCTTAAGTCGTATGATTTCAGGAAAACGGTGAAACCTCTGAATGATAGTGAGGATTACTTAAATGCACATGGTCTTCGTCATGGGGACGCATTTGAATGGGTTACTGATAACGAATTGAAGAGCATGTATGGAAAATATCCTGAGGAGGGTATTGGAATCCCTCAAGGAGGAGCTCTTTCAGGGTTTATTGCAAATCTCATTTTAAATAAAGTAGATACTGTATTGATGCAGCAAAATGACCCAGATCTCTTGTATATGCGCTACTGTGATGACATGCTTATGCTTCACACGGATAGAGTAAAACTTGAAAGGGTATTTAGAGAGTACCAAGATCTTGTATTACAACAACGATTATTTATACATCCTCCAAAGAATGTCGATTCATATTCAAAAAAGTTTTATGCCACGAAGTCTAAAAAACCATATATGTGGGGTAAGGCAGAGGAAGGAAATGTTCCTTGGATCTCGTTTGTGGGGTACCAAGTCGGCTTTAGAGGAGAAATCAGAGTTAGGGCCCGGTCAATTGAGAAAGAAGTTGCGAAACAAGAAAAGATTGTGCAACAAGTACGCAAGATTATCAAAGAAGCAAAAGGCCCAAATAATATTCGCAGAATTAATAATTCAGTACTACACCGAATGATAGGAATGTCTGTTGGGCGTATAGCCATATATAATCCTCGCCCAGACAATGACCTTTGCTGGGCGAATGGGTTTAAGGAGCTAACTAAGAATCCATATTCAATTAAGCAAATGAGATATCTTGATCAGAAGCGTCACTTGGCAATGAAAAGACTTTACGCTTTTTTGAAAAAAGGAAAATGGGAACAGTCAACTAATGAAGAAGATGACTCCCAAAGAGATGGACGCAAAAAACAACCTATCCTTTATTTCGGTAAACCGTATAGTTATTGTGGATGGCTTGAGTTAAAAGAGAGGAGTCATGAAGAATAG
- a CDS encoding BT4734/BF3469 family protein translates to MVTYQISVKNKATSFCKMSDALEQVRTGSISKNKIVRMRSLNPKEEEYGQIKGGLPGFTFAGCFSERKKSGCAEYQYQSILDFDDLEDEDFSKYYKELGRCPHIFAYWMSPSGRGIKAIVPFQYLGSLLNMNSEEKNIQHGHAFTLFVQHLKSEHSLDSIDETGVDISRFCFDSFDPDIVIKDEVVPFVVELTAEKQSRVRKNASQTQIVPSWKELRKIQRPSNPWNRRQMKSIIKYLTKRNISITSSWSEWFKVGMGIANTFSYSIGEEYFLKLCRLDGEGHSESQSKTKLAECYALSEANEDNQETVGMGSIIWMASQKNWGINRRSL, encoded by the coding sequence ATGGTTACCTATCAAATATCGGTAAAAAATAAAGCAACCTCTTTTTGTAAGATGAGTGACGCACTTGAACAAGTCCGGACAGGAAGTATTTCAAAGAACAAGATTGTAAGAATGAGGAGTCTTAATCCTAAAGAAGAAGAGTACGGACAAATAAAAGGAGGATTACCTGGTTTTACCTTTGCAGGATGTTTTTCTGAACGAAAAAAGTCTGGATGTGCCGAATATCAATATCAATCAATTCTGGATTTCGATGACCTTGAAGACGAAGATTTCTCTAAGTATTATAAAGAACTGGGCCGATGTCCACATATCTTTGCTTATTGGATGTCGCCTAGCGGAAGGGGTATTAAAGCCATAGTTCCATTTCAATACCTGGGCTCTCTGCTGAATATGAATAGTGAAGAGAAAAATATTCAGCATGGTCATGCGTTCACTCTATTTGTACAGCATCTTAAAAGCGAACACTCGTTAGATTCTATCGATGAGACTGGGGTGGATATATCCAGATTTTGTTTTGACTCATTTGATCCTGACATTGTAATCAAGGATGAGGTTGTCCCTTTTGTCGTAGAACTTACAGCAGAAAAGCAGTCTCGCGTACGAAAAAATGCGTCACAGACGCAAATTGTACCATCCTGGAAAGAGCTACGAAAAATTCAACGGCCCTCTAATCCTTGGAATCGGAGGCAGATGAAGTCTATTATCAAATATCTAACAAAACGAAATATTTCAATCACATCGAGTTGGTCAGAGTGGTTCAAAGTTGGGATGGGAATTGCAAATACGTTCTCCTATTCGATTGGTGAAGAATATTTTCTTAAACTGTGCCGTCTTGATGGGGAAGGACATTCCGAAAGTCAAAGTAAAACCAAGTTGGCTGAATGTTATGCGTTAAGTGAAGCAAATGAAGATAATCAGGAGACGGTTGGAATGGGGTCTATTATTTGGATGGCCTCTCAAAAAAATTGGGGAATAAATCGGAGGAGCCTGTAG
- a CDS encoding NB-ARC domain-containing protein: MANITRLTMFALITSLENDLRTLIQYFMDGINGTTINGKEIIPMGIYEKARKRFENCENNFDEYDGKSLLDYLDYQESVEILSRNANYLQTPYREIFNDKELIKRIVDITPIRNRIMHSRPLEYSDLEDLKNLCNYIFRIDKKHKSFSELWEVSSAIQKDPGVSLNYTLPEFEVVENSIQNNLPLPDFDDTGYIGRSDLVEQIVSLCKGSFPVISILGDGGIGKTALALKVAYKLVDDPSRPFDAVIWTSSKTTQLNLYELHEIDGAIRTSLEMFKSISDSLAYQADNPIKNILEYLSYFKILLVIDNLETIIDTNITNFLQQLPVGSKVLITSRIGLGRFEYPIFIQPLNIHDSVQLLRIYAKNRGLKLIYQENHATLSGYCRKMNSNPGYIKWFVAAVGAGKSPENILANPKIFLDFCMSNVYEYLSNDSRVVINTCLSSNRELNLAEIAYISKLEPEILSSSIQQLIATNMVIMNNHNGETLYGITEFARKFLLKAHPVLSSESRTYKSRINQMNSKNDCDNCIKNHYMRETIILRDEHDNAIASQLKQALKSTHLRDIDKANSIIENALVLSPGYFEVHRINAYIKSLQASSSEAEIEYKTAINLAPEQSHLYYHLGCFTQKELGNSKAALEYFRKAVELDPNAFDPNFEVARMLLFAGLYDEIIPIISKLRTTLLNSKQTMLIEYLLMQIEYRKADEHVLRGADNIQDAIMHLDNLLELNKRVPQLNRSRAMKTLLKKCSGIVNLLISYAASSNRKTEVGTVVRKWLELSGKDKAYQHAQVNRMLDNTSGFMLLDTDEELFFRTDWFLEEVPKRINTGDDFLVIIHIDGQQRRSARYIK; the protein is encoded by the coding sequence ATGGCTAATATCACACGTTTAACAATGTTTGCTCTTATTACATCATTAGAAAATGATTTGCGTACATTAATACAATACTTCATGGATGGTATAAATGGTACTACTATAAATGGAAAAGAAATTATTCCAATGGGTATTTATGAAAAAGCAAGAAAGCGGTTCGAAAATTGTGAAAACAATTTTGATGAATATGACGGTAAGAGTTTGCTTGATTATTTAGATTATCAAGAGTCTGTAGAAATTCTTTCCCGCAATGCTAACTATCTGCAAACTCCATATAGAGAAATTTTTAATGATAAGGAATTAATAAAAAGGATAGTAGATATCACTCCAATCAGAAATAGAATAATGCATTCAAGACCACTAGAATATTCTGATTTAGAAGACTTAAAAAACTTATGTAACTATATTTTTAGAATTGACAAGAAACATAAAAGTTTTTCTGAACTTTGGGAGGTGTCGTCGGCTATACAAAAAGATCCTGGAGTTTCGTTAAACTATACTTTACCTGAATTTGAAGTAGTAGAAAATTCAATTCAGAATAATTTACCATTACCCGATTTTGATGATACTGGTTATATTGGTAGGTCTGATTTAGTAGAACAAATAGTAAGTCTTTGTAAAGGATCTTTCCCTGTGATTTCGATACTTGGTGATGGAGGTATTGGAAAAACTGCTTTAGCCTTAAAAGTTGCTTATAAACTTGTCGATGATCCCTCTAGGCCATTTGATGCTGTAATATGGACATCATCAAAAACTACTCAATTAAATTTATACGAATTACACGAGATTGATGGAGCTATTAGGACTTCTTTGGAAATGTTTAAGTCGATTTCTGATTCGTTAGCTTACCAAGCGGACAATCCCATTAAAAATATTCTTGAGTATTTATCATATTTTAAAATATTATTGGTCATTGACAACCTTGAGACAATAATTGATACGAACATTACAAATTTCTTACAGCAATTACCCGTAGGAAGTAAAGTATTAATTACATCAAGAATTGGATTGGGTAGATTTGAATACCCAATTTTTATACAACCATTGAATATTCATGACTCTGTACAACTTTTAAGAATCTATGCAAAAAATAGAGGGCTTAAATTAATATACCAAGAGAACCATGCAACACTAAGTGGTTACTGTAGAAAGATGAATTCAAATCCAGGGTATATTAAATGGTTTGTTGCTGCTGTGGGTGCAGGGAAAAGTCCTGAAAATATATTAGCAAACCCCAAAATTTTTCTTGATTTCTGTATGTCTAATGTATATGAATATTTATCAAATGATTCTAGAGTTGTAATCAATACATGTCTTAGTTCAAATAGAGAGTTGAATCTAGCAGAGATTGCCTATATTTCAAAATTAGAACCAGAAATTTTAAGTTCATCAATACAACAATTAATAGCTACAAATATGGTTATAATGAATAATCATAATGGCGAGACTCTTTATGGAATTACCGAGTTTGCTAGGAAGTTCCTCCTAAAAGCGCACCCGGTTCTGAGTTCGGAATCACGAACTTATAAAAGTCGTATTAATCAAATGAATTCAAAAAACGATTGTGATAATTGTATAAAGAATCACTATATGCGAGAGACAATCATTTTACGAGACGAGCATGATAACGCGATTGCTAGTCAGTTGAAACAAGCGCTCAAGTCAACGCATTTAAGAGATATTGATAAGGCAAATAGTATCATCGAAAATGCATTAGTTTTAAGTCCTGGATATTTTGAAGTGCATAGAATTAATGCATATATTAAATCCCTTCAAGCTTCAAGTTCTGAAGCAGAAATTGAATATAAGACAGCAATAAATTTAGCCCCTGAACAATCGCATCTCTATTATCACTTAGGCTGTTTTACACAAAAAGAATTAGGAAACTCGAAAGCTGCACTCGAATATTTTAGAAAGGCTGTCGAATTGGACCCTAATGCATTTGATCCAAACTTTGAAGTAGCTAGAATGTTATTATTTGCAGGGCTTTATGATGAGATCATTCCAATAATTAGTAAGCTTAGAACAACCTTGCTTAATTCAAAACAGACAATGCTTATTGAATATCTTTTGATGCAGATTGAATATAGAAAAGCGGATGAACATGTTTTAAGAGGGGCCGATAACATTCAAGATGCAATTATGCATTTGGACAATCTACTGGAGCTGAATAAGCGTGTACCACAATTAAATAGATCTAGAGCAATGAAAACTCTTCTTAAAAAATGTTCAGGAATTGTTAATCTCCTTATATCATATGCCGCATCTTCAAATAGGAAAACAGAAGTAGGTACAGTAGTAAGAAAGTGGTTGGAATTATCTGGTAAAGATAAAGCTTATCAACATGCACAAGTTAACAGAATGCTTGATAATACTTCTGGTTTTATGTTGCTTGATACGGATGAGGAGCTTTTTTTTCGTACAGATTGGTTTCTAGAGGAAGTTCCAAAACGAATAAATACTGGAGATGATTTCTTGGTAATTATTCATATTGATGGGCAACAGAGGCGTTCAGCACGTTATATAAAATAG
- a CDS encoding IS3 family transposase: MNVRRLCAVAGVSRCGFYKYYGSHKSTRALKDKVIAEAVDEIQQRYHFSVGYRKMAPLLQTESGIKTSQRRVHRIMREKGLQSTVRPKKYTAEIYLRRKQMKESLPPDLIQRKFFSLEPFKRLVEDITYLPCLEQMMYLNSIEDLFNGEIPAYAISEMVDSKLCTDTVDILAGKIDDTQGAILHSDLGSTYLSYAYRDLLEKLGIRISLGEVCYDNAAMESLNSIIKTECLYCRFGKSNVKNHKVPKKDVIAAVVEFIEYYNTTRPKESLGFMSPVEFRLRNPKGTYPVVIS, translated from the coding sequence ATGAATGTGAGGAGGCTCTGCGCAGTCGCAGGTGTCTCCCGTTGCGGGTTCTACAAATACTACGGCAGTCATAAATCGACGCGGGCACTGAAAGACAAGGTTATAGCTGAGGCTGTAGATGAAATCCAGCAGCGGTATCATTTCAGTGTCGGATACCGCAAGATGGCCCCCCTGCTTCAGACCGAATCCGGAATTAAGACAAGCCAGAGAAGAGTCCATAGAATCATGAGGGAGAAAGGTCTGCAGTCCACGGTCCGGCCGAAGAAATATACTGCTGAGATATACCTCAGGAGGAAACAAATGAAGGAATCTCTTCCTCCTGACCTCATTCAGCGCAAGTTCTTCTCCCTTGAGCCTTTCAAACGGCTGGTTGAGGACATCACCTACCTGCCGTGTCTTGAGCAGATGATGTACCTGAACTCCATCGAGGATCTGTTCAACGGGGAGATTCCTGCATACGCAATCTCGGAGATGGTTGATTCCAAGCTCTGCACGGATACTGTCGACATCCTGGCCGGGAAGATCGATGATACCCAAGGCGCCATTCTGCACAGCGACCTCGGCTCCACATATCTGTCGTATGCATACAGGGATCTCCTGGAGAAGCTCGGCATACGCATAAGCCTGGGAGAGGTATGCTATGATAATGCGGCGATGGAATCGCTTAACAGCATAATCAAGACCGAATGCCTCTACTGCCGATTCGGGAAAAGCAACGTAAAGAACCATAAGGTGCCCAAGAAGGATGTGATCGCAGCGGTCGTCGAGTTCATCGAATACTACAACACAACACGCCCCAAGGAGAGCCTGGGATTCATGTCACCCGTTGAATTCCGGCTCAGGAATCCCAAAGGCACATACCCTGTTGTTATATCCTAG
- a CDS encoding IS3 family transposase, whose amino-acid sequence MRRLCAVAGVSRCGFYKYQHRDSKKLQEDDVIGQAISKLQEEHHDSIGYRHMVTLLEKDTGKKLGSRRIRRIMKEKELQSAVRRKKYSDEVYIRRRKMKESLPPDLIQRHFYALEPYKRMVEDITYLPCIEQTYYLNAIADLYNGEILAYTISDSVDTKLCTDTVKALMNRIKCIAGAVLHSDGGSTYQSYAYRSLLEALGIRMSLGKTGICYDNAAMESLNGIIKTECLYCRFGKSNVKNRRIPKRDIIPAVEAFIEFYNTERPKERLGFLSPVEFRLRNPKGTYPMVVEQEKGLTEQENGKTI is encoded by the coding sequence ATAAGGAGGCTCTGCGCCGTTGCCGGAGTATCCAGATGCGGGTTCTACAAATACCAGCATCGTGATTCAAAGAAACTGCAGGAGGACGATGTGATTGGCCAGGCTATCTCGAAGCTGCAGGAAGAGCATCACGACAGTATTGGTTACCGGCATATGGTTACGCTTCTAGAGAAGGACACAGGAAAGAAACTGGGTTCCCGGCGTATCCGCAGGATCATGAAAGAAAAGGAACTGCAGTCCGCTGTACGGAGAAAGAAATACTCCGATGAGGTCTACATCAGGAGAAGGAAGATGAAGGAATCACTTCCTCCTGATCTCATCCAGAGGCATTTCTACGCACTTGAGCCATACAAGCGGATGGTGGAGGATATTACCTATCTTCCCTGCATTGAGCAGACCTATTATCTCAATGCGATTGCAGATCTGTACAACGGGGAAATCCTGGCATACACCATTTCTGATTCAGTGGATACCAAGTTGTGCACAGATACGGTAAAGGCCCTCATGAACCGGATCAAGTGTATTGCAGGTGCAGTTCTCCATAGTGATGGAGGTTCAACCTACCAGTCTTATGCCTACAGATCATTGCTGGAAGCACTCGGGATCCGGATGAGCCTGGGCAAGACAGGAATCTGCTACGATAACGCGGCGATGGAGTCCCTCAATGGGATCATCAAGACTGAATGCCTCTACTGCAGGTTCGGCAAGAGCAATGTAAAGAACCGAAGGATACCCAAGCGAGATATCATCCCGGCAGTGGAAGCCTTCATTGAGTTCTACAATACAGAACGACCAAAGGAACGGCTAGGATTTCTTTCTCCCGTTGAGTTCAGGCTCAGGAATCCGAAAGGGACCTACCCGATGGTTGTGGAACAGGAGAAAGGCTTGACAGAACAGGAAAACGGCAAGACGATATAG
- a CDS encoding IS66 family transposase yields the protein MKSKGDRKSRTVEILVDGLKSPASVLAPLAPTRDMSFDQISLMFTQMQQMMQQLQKQNEQMHMTLQLLIQQQFGKSSEQLKQNPDWETLPLFAPEMLPQSAGEDDSPNQQSIDGYRKKSVGRKPLAGASHVVNLVNDVEASVLDDYRSRGYSVRPMPSTHTSYFQRINAVILVEVENRKYTVKCKDEELVLSAQCSRRFLPKTKVGELLLAEIAYQKYGLHVPHNRLSKALGLDGIDISRQDMSNYGLAILERIKAAEESFRAKVLAQAALYMDETTTKKQGSEKTKNYMWAVCNEHLAWYRYFDGRGGGPPLSMFTDYTGWVMADGYGAYDSYLGKAHRCVCLAHVARRFKDCEKITKDHNLAGPAIAWIARLYKIDSQLRARLVAGEMSKEAFIEERKALSMPILNDFHAWLENAALTTSLINLVQKRAVSYALNQWDKVLLSFENAELKIDNNDCEQSIRVYIQGRKNWVNHGSNDGADASCLLYSLIETAKRQGLNPRNYLAYLFMQAAKYDNLELTGEQIEPLMPWNVKAEDLQLVTDEMNRLSQAMRPIENN from the coding sequence ATGAAAAGCAAGGGTGACAGGAAATCAAGGACGGTCGAGATCTTGGTGGACGGGCTGAAAAGCCCGGCCTCGGTATTGGCTCCCCTTGCCCCCACCAGGGACATGAGCTTCGACCAGATCAGCCTCATGTTCACCCAGATGCAACAGATGATGCAGCAATTGCAGAAACAGAACGAGCAGATGCACATGACGCTGCAATTGCTCATCCAGCAACAATTCGGCAAATCCAGCGAGCAGCTGAAGCAGAATCCCGATTGGGAGACACTGCCGCTGTTCGCCCCCGAGATGCTGCCCCAGTCTGCCGGAGAGGATGATTCACCCAATCAGCAATCCATTGATGGGTACAGGAAGAAGAGTGTCGGAAGGAAACCTCTTGCAGGAGCCTCACATGTGGTGAACCTGGTCAACGATGTCGAGGCGTCGGTGCTTGACGATTACCGCAGCAGGGGCTATTCAGTACGCCCGATGCCATCCACCCACACCTCGTACTTCCAACGCATCAACGCCGTCATACTGGTAGAGGTCGAGAACCGAAAGTATACGGTAAAATGCAAAGATGAGGAGCTCGTGCTCAGCGCGCAATGCTCCCGGCGCTTCCTTCCCAAGACCAAGGTCGGTGAGCTGTTGCTGGCCGAGATCGCCTACCAGAAATACGGACTGCATGTTCCGCACAACCGGCTGAGCAAGGCCCTCGGCCTTGACGGCATCGACATCAGCAGGCAGGACATGAGCAACTATGGGCTGGCAATCCTCGAGCGCATCAAGGCAGCCGAGGAATCGTTCAGGGCGAAGGTGCTCGCACAAGCTGCTCTGTATATGGACGAAACTACCACAAAAAAACAGGGTTCGGAAAAGACGAAGAACTACATGTGGGCGGTGTGCAACGAGCACCTCGCCTGGTACCGGTATTTTGACGGCAGGGGCGGTGGCCCTCCGCTGTCGATGTTCACCGACTACACCGGATGGGTGATGGCGGACGGCTACGGAGCCTATGATTCCTACCTTGGCAAGGCCCATAGGTGCGTCTGCCTTGCCCATGTTGCAAGACGGTTCAAGGACTGCGAGAAGATCACCAAGGACCACAACCTTGCAGGGCCCGCCATCGCCTGGATCGCCAGGCTGTACAAGATCGACTCCCAGCTTCGGGCAAGACTTGTCGCAGGGGAGATGTCCAAGGAGGCATTCATAGAAGAGAGGAAAGCTCTTTCGATGCCGATCCTCAACGACTTCCATGCTTGGCTTGAGAATGCGGCCCTCACCACCTCCCTGATCAACCTGGTGCAGAAACGGGCGGTTTCCTATGCTCTCAACCAGTGGGACAAGGTCCTGCTTTCCTTCGAGAATGCAGAGCTGAAAATCGACAACAACGACTGTGAGCAATCTATCAGAGTCTACATTCAGGGACGCAAGAACTGGGTGAACCACGGCAGCAATGATGGTGCCGATGCTTCCTGTCTGCTCTACAGCCTCATTGAGACAGCCAAGAGACAGGGACTGAATCCCCGCAACTATCTTGCCTATCTCTTCATGCAGGCTGCCAAATACGACAACCTTGAGCTCACCGGCGAACAGATCGAGCCGCTGATGCCCTGGAATGTGAAGGCGGAGGACCTGCAGCTTGTCACCGATGAGATGAACAGGCTCTCCCAGGCCATGAGGCCTATAGAGAACAACTGA
- the tnpB gene encoding IS66 family insertion sequence element accessory protein TnpB (TnpB, as the term is used for proteins encoded by IS66 family insertion elements, is considered an accessory protein, since TnpC, encoded by a neighboring gene, is a DDE family transposase.), giving the protein MLDMSGIPIYLLPGYSDLRRGINGFVSVITNIMEMDVTLGGLYIFCGRRRDSIKCVMWDKTGFLLLQKKLVGGYTFAWPNSEERVKEISGEDLLAMLDGIDIFRRFTPWENVRMRPGKAV; this is encoded by the coding sequence ATGCTTGACATGAGCGGCATCCCGATCTATCTGCTCCCTGGATACTCAGATTTAAGACGCGGTATCAACGGATTCGTGTCGGTCATCACCAACATCATGGAGATGGACGTCACCCTGGGAGGGTTGTACATCTTCTGCGGCAGGAGGCGTGACAGCATCAAGTGCGTCATGTGGGACAAGACAGGGTTCCTGTTGCTGCAGAAGAAACTGGTGGGCGGCTACACCTTCGCCTGGCCGAACAGTGAGGAGAGGGTGAAGGAAATCAGTGGGGAAGACCTGCTTGCAATGCTTGACGGTATAGACATTTTCCGTCGTTTCACCCCTTGGGAGAATGTACGGATGCGACCTGGGAAAGCTGTCTGA
- a CDS encoding HD domain-containing protein → MILIKRAENREEDVRGHYFRDQTAIIHSMPFRRLKHKTQVFFSPENDHICTRIEHVLHVASIASTVCKGLNATEEWHLDSELAYAIGLGHDLGHAPFGHAGEDALKKCTGLDFKHEMNSFRVVRYLANNGKGLNLTYAVEDGIISHNGECFEQSLEPYPNLKKLEEIKERDTIPSTYEGCIVRFADKIAYLGRDIEDALISNLITHDELPEIIKDYIGKYNGQIINELVIDLINESKRTGKIQLSNKAFEMIKKLSDFNYEKIYSHKRIIEYKKHIEPMIRTIYEHLRDIFGSYGTDYDKYDFEGNLQITQAFGRYIKKMEPLYEKESFQIQRILTDYISGMTDNYVLKSTKEIIIPRPLQS, encoded by the coding sequence ATGATATTAATCAAGAGAGCAGAAAATCGTGAAGAAGATGTACGTGGTCATTATTTTAGAGACCAAACTGCAATAATACATTCGATGCCTTTTAGGCGACTAAAACACAAAACACAAGTATTCTTTTCTCCTGAGAACGACCATATCTGTACCAGAATTGAACATGTTCTACATGTTGCAAGTATAGCCTCAACAGTGTGTAAGGGTCTTAATGCTACAGAAGAATGGCACCTTGATAGTGAACTAGCTTATGCCATTGGATTAGGACATGATCTCGGTCACGCACCATTCGGACATGCAGGAGAGGATGCTCTAAAAAAATGTACCGGACTTGACTTTAAGCATGAGATGAACAGTTTCAGAGTAGTTCGGTACTTAGCCAATAATGGAAAAGGACTTAACCTTACTTATGCTGTTGAGGATGGCATTATTAGTCACAATGGTGAATGCTTTGAGCAATCACTTGAACCATATCCAAACTTAAAGAAACTTGAAGAAATTAAAGAAAGAGATACTATCCCAAGCACTTATGAGGGGTGCATTGTTAGGTTTGCAGATAAAATAGCATATCTAGGTCGCGATATTGAAGATGCCTTAATATCCAATCTAATCACTCACGATGAGCTCCCAGAAATAATCAAAGATTATATCGGAAAATATAATGGACAAATAATTAATGAATTGGTTATCGACTTAATCAATGAATCAAAAAGAACTGGAAAGATACAACTTTCAAACAAAGCATTTGAAATGATCAAGAAACTTTCAGATTTCAACTATGAAAAAATTTACTCTCATAAAAGAATTATCGAATACAAGAAACATATTGAACCCATGATACGTACAATTTATGAGCATCTAAGGGATATATTTGGTTCCTATGGAACTGATTATGACAAATATGATTTTGAAGGCAATCTTCAAATCACACAGGCTTTTGGAAGATATATAAAAAAAATGGAACCCCTATATGAGAAAGAATCTTTCCAGATTCAACGAATACTAACTGATTACATCTCAGGTATGACCGATAATTATGTACTTAAGTCAACAAAGGAAATTATTATACCAAGACCACTACAGTCTTAA